One window of the Janthinobacterium sp. PAMC25594 genome contains the following:
- a CDS encoding MIP/aquaporin family protein: MHPLFAEFIGTTLLVLLGNGVVANVILQKTKGHNSGLVVIAIGWAMAVFVAVLCTATASGGHLNPVVTVALAVVGKFPWANVPAYVAMQMLGGMMGAFLVWVMYYKHFEATPDGDTKLAVFCTGPAIRGTFGSLASEMIATFVLVFAVLNMAAPSFGLGAMSALPVALLVLGIGVSLGGTTGYAMSPARDFGPRIMHAILPIPGKRDSDWRYAWVPVVGPLLGAVLAALLYNYKF; encoded by the coding sequence ATGCATCCTTTATTCGCCGAATTCATCGGCACCACCTTGCTCGTCCTGCTGGGCAATGGCGTGGTCGCCAACGTCATCTTGCAAAAAACCAAGGGCCACAACAGCGGCCTGGTCGTGATCGCCATCGGCTGGGCGATGGCGGTCTTTGTCGCCGTGCTGTGCACCGCCACCGCCAGCGGCGGCCACCTCAATCCGGTGGTGACCGTGGCGCTGGCGGTGGTCGGGAAATTTCCCTGGGCAAATGTCCCCGCCTATGTCGCCATGCAGATGCTCGGCGGCATGATGGGGGCGTTTCTGGTCTGGGTCATGTACTACAAGCACTTCGAGGCCACCCCCGATGGCGACACCAAACTGGCGGTCTTTTGCACCGGCCCGGCGATCCGTGGCACCTTCGGCAGCCTCGCTTCCGAAATGATCGCCACCTTCGTCCTCGTGTTTGCCGTGCTGAACATGGCGGCGCCGAGCTTCGGACTGGGCGCCATGAGTGCCTTGCCGGTCGCCCTGCTGGTGCTGGGCATCGGCGTGTCGCTCGGCGGCACCACGGGTTACGCGATGAGCCCGGCGCGCGACTTCGGTCCGCGCATCATGCACGCGATCCTGCCCATCCCGGGCAAGCGCGACAGCGATTGGCGCTATGCCTGGGTACCGGTCGTCGGCCCGCTGCTGGGCGCCGTCCTGGCGGCACTGCTGTACAACTATAAGTTTTAA
- a CDS encoding DJ-1/PfpI family protein produces MAAKKILFLTGDFAEDYEMMVPFQALQMVGHTVHAVCPGKKSGDKIKTAIHDFEGDQTYTEKPGHLFALNASFDEVEVGDYDALMITGGRAPEYLRLNPRVIEIVRQFSAADKPIAAICHGAQVLVAADVIRGKRIAAYPACAPEVRLAGGDYADIAVDQAVTDGGFVTAPAWPAHPQWLAQFLQRLGTAITL; encoded by the coding sequence ATGGCAGCGAAAAAAATCTTGTTTTTGACCGGCGATTTTGCGGAAGATTATGAAATGATGGTGCCGTTCCAGGCATTGCAGATGGTCGGCCACACGGTGCATGCCGTCTGCCCGGGCAAGAAGAGCGGGGACAAGATCAAGACCGCGATTCACGACTTCGAGGGCGACCAGACCTATACGGAGAAGCCGGGGCATCTGTTTGCGCTCAATGCCAGCTTCGACGAAGTCGAGGTGGGCGACTACGACGCCCTGATGATCACGGGCGGTCGCGCGCCCGAATATCTGCGCCTGAACCCGCGCGTGATCGAGATCGTGCGCCAATTCTCCGCCGCCGACAAACCGATCGCGGCCATCTGTCATGGCGCGCAAGTGCTGGTCGCCGCCGATGTCATCCGCGGAAAACGCATTGCGGCGTATCCCGCGTGCGCGCCGGAAGTGCGCCTGGCCGGTGGCGACTATGCGGACATTGCAGTGGACCAGGCAGTCACCGATGGCGGTTTCGTCACGGCGCCGGCATGGCCCGCGCACCCGCAATGGCTGGCGCAATTTCTCCAGCGACTGGGAACAGCAATCACGCTCTGA
- a CDS encoding helix-turn-helix transcriptional regulator, with protein sequence MSSPPTPPEQPVSGLFRAEYARRMNAVLDHIDHHLDTPLDLAQLADVAHFSRFHFHRVFAAWMGETLGDYARRRRREKRCHAHGHAPAPAR encoded by the coding sequence ATGTCTTCTCCTCCTACTCCCCCTGAGCAGCCGGTATCTGGCCTGTTCCGCGCCGAATATGCGCGGCGCATGAATGCCGTGCTCGATCATATCGACCACCACCTCGACACGCCGCTGGACCTGGCGCAGCTGGCCGACGTCGCGCATTTTTCGCGCTTCCACTTTCACCGCGTGTTCGCCGCCTGGATGGGCGAAACGCTGGGCGACTATGCGCGCCGGCGTCGCCGCGAAAAACGCTGCCATGCTCACGGCCATGCGCCAGCGCCGGCAAGATAG
- a CDS encoding GyrI-like domain-containing protein, translated as MQVTIIDLPPASVACQRHIGPYGPAIGAFWRDTVAPWMQSHGLGDATCYGIGHDDPSITPPDKCRYDACVALPEGFQPGGRASITTLPGGRYAVTQFKGPSSAIAETWTRMTRE; from the coding sequence ATGCAAGTTACCATCATCGACCTGCCGCCCGCCAGCGTGGCGTGCCAGCGCCATATCGGTCCCTACGGCCCCGCCATCGGTGCATTCTGGCGCGACACCGTCGCACCATGGATGCAGTCGCACGGCCTGGGCGACGCCACCTGCTACGGCATCGGACATGACGATCCCAGCATCACGCCGCCCGACAAATGCCGCTATGACGCCTGCGTCGCCTTGCCAGAGGGCTTCCAGCCAGGCGGCCGGGCCAGCATCACCACCCTGCCCGGCGGGCGCTATGCGGTAACGCAGTTCAAGGGGCCGTCCAGCGCCATCGCCGAGACGTGGACGCGCATGACGCGCGAATAG
- a CDS encoding AAA family ATPase, with translation MSRYKRGLVVGKFCPLHLGHELLIQRATEGCEELLVVSYTRPEFPGLEPARRETWLRARFPQAVVVVLDDARLAALCVARRVPARPLPHNDDEGDAHRHFMGWLCWTVLALPVDAVFSSEDYGPGFARVLERHYASGPVAHVSVDQARTLVPVSGTRVRQDPQAHSAFLSPVVRADFVTRVCVLGGESSGKTTLAAALAAHFDTGWVAEYGRELWESQDGILHYDDLLKIGREQLRREAQAAMAAQRWLFCDTSPLTTYFYCVEMFGRAEQELARLAEHRYELVLLCAPDFPFIQDGTRRDGDFRARQHAWYRDELARRGIAYVDVSGTVADRVGQVAQWLARRSD, from the coding sequence ATGAGCAGATACAAACGGGGCCTGGTCGTGGGCAAATTCTGCCCGCTGCACCTGGGCCATGAACTATTGATACAGCGCGCCACGGAAGGGTGCGAAGAGCTGCTGGTGGTCAGCTACACCAGGCCTGAATTTCCCGGCCTGGAACCGGCGCGCCGGGAAACCTGGCTGCGCGCGCGGTTCCCGCAGGCGGTGGTCGTGGTACTGGACGATGCGCGCCTGGCCGCCCTGTGCGTGGCGCGTCGCGTGCCTGCGCGTCCGCTGCCGCACAACGACGACGAGGGCGACGCGCATCGCCACTTCATGGGCTGGCTGTGCTGGACGGTGCTGGCGCTGCCCGTCGATGCGGTGTTCAGCAGCGAGGATTACGGTCCCGGCTTTGCGCGTGTGCTGGAACGGCATTACGCAAGCGGGCCGGTGGCGCATGTCAGCGTGGACCAGGCGAGAACGCTGGTGCCCGTGTCCGGAACGCGGGTAAGGCAAGACCCGCAGGCCCACAGCGCCTTCCTGTCGCCCGTCGTGCGCGCCGATTTTGTCACGCGCGTGTGCGTGCTGGGTGGCGAATCGAGCGGCAAGACGACCCTGGCCGCCGCGCTGGCGGCGCATTTCGATACCGGCTGGGTGGCCGAGTATGGCCGTGAGCTGTGGGAAAGCCAGGATGGCATTTTGCACTACGACGATCTGCTGAAAATCGGCAGGGAACAGCTGCGCCGCGAAGCGCAAGCCGCCATGGCCGCGCAGCGCTGGCTGTTTTGCGACACGTCGCCCCTGACCACCTATTTTTACTGTGTCGAGATGTTCGGCAGGGCCGAGCAGGAACTGGCGCGGCTGGCCGAACACCGCTACGAGCTGGTGCTGCTGTGCGCCCCCGATTTCCCCTTCATCCAGGACGGCACGCGCCGCGACGGCGATTTCCGCGCGCGTCAGCATGCGTGGTACAGGGACGAGCTGGCGCGGCGGGGGATTGCGTATGTCGATGTGTCCGGCACGGTCGCAGACAGGGTCGGGCAAGTCGCGCAGTGGCTCGCGCGTAGGTCGGATTAG
- a CDS encoding capsule biosynthesis protein CapK — protein sequence MTLAGKPDVNLPGGAWASDRDYCPTLTPAGARMLAKLRSHPCAPWYRNRSGNKLLAGEVEALRVYEQEVMDAVVAWSAAAPPSWLPDFLKVTYATVPHYRACGSPPSRLADVAPISRAELAHDIAAFVPDDADLARMINFQTTGTTGHPLLIASHPLVAGRYRAFHKRALRRFGVILRHGAGQVGVMLLGHQRRCFTYVSVTPTMNESGLAKINLHPDDWREPDDRARYLDAMAPELIAGDPISFAELLTLPMTHKPAALLSVSMMLLPGMRARLEQRFGCPVLDIYSLNEVGPVAVYDERAGGHVLLQHRLYVEILDSAGQPVPDGARGEITVTGGFNFCLPLVRYRTGDYASLAHGPDGPVLAGLAGRSPLRYRTAQGQWINNIDITHALKPLAIALFGVHQHGDGSVALRLAPGAMPQADQARALLAPFFGVVTVETLLAEDKIIQYTSDLREAAV from the coding sequence ATGACGCTCGCTGGCAAACCTGACGTCAATCTGCCGGGCGGCGCCTGGGCATCGGACCGCGATTACTGTCCCACCCTGACGCCGGCCGGCGCGCGCATGCTGGCAAAACTGCGCAGCCATCCTTGCGCGCCCTGGTACCGCAACCGCAGCGGCAACAAGCTGCTGGCCGGGGAGGTTGAAGCACTGCGCGTCTATGAGCAGGAGGTCATGGACGCGGTAGTCGCTTGGAGCGCCGCCGCGCCGCCATCCTGGCTGCCCGATTTTCTCAAGGTGACTTATGCCACGGTGCCGCATTACCGCGCCTGCGGTTCGCCGCCTTCTCGCCTGGCGGACGTGGCGCCCATCAGCCGCGCCGAACTGGCGCACGATATCGCCGCCTTCGTGCCCGACGATGCGGACCTGGCGCGCATGATCAATTTCCAGACGACGGGCACCACGGGCCACCCGCTGCTGATCGCCTCGCACCCGCTGGTGGCGGGGCGCTACCGGGCCTTCCACAAGCGCGCGCTGCGCCGCTTCGGCGTGATTCTGCGCCATGGCGCGGGCCAGGTGGGTGTCATGCTGCTGGGGCACCAGCGCCGCTGCTTCACCTATGTCTCCGTCACGCCCACGATGAACGAATCGGGACTGGCGAAGATCAACCTGCACCCGGACGACTGGCGCGAGCCGGATGACCGCGCGCGCTACCTGGACGCCATGGCGCCCGAGTTGATCGCGGGCGATCCCATCTCGTTTGCCGAGCTGCTGACCTTGCCCATGACGCACAAGCCGGCCGCGCTGCTGTCCGTCTCGATGATGCTGTTGCCCGGCATGCGCGCGCGCCTGGAACAGCGTTTCGGCTGCCCCGTGCTCGACATCTATTCGCTCAATGAAGTGGGGCCGGTGGCCGTCTACGACGAGCGGGCGGGCGGGCACGTGCTGCTGCAGCACCGCTTGTACGTGGAAATCCTCGATAGCGCGGGCCAGCCCGTGCCGGATGGGGCACGCGGCGAAATCACGGTGACGGGCGGGTTTAACTTTTGCCTGCCCCTGGTGCGCTACCGCACGGGCGATTACGCCTCGCTGGCGCATGGCCCCGACGGTCCCGTGCTGGCGGGCCTGGCGGGCCGCAGCCCCTTGCGTTATCGCACGGCGCAGGGACAGTGGATCAACAATATCGACATCACGCACGCCTTGAAGCCGCTGGCCATCGCCCTGTTCGGCGTGCACCAGCATGGCGATGGCAGCGTCGCGCTGCGCCTGGCGCCGGGCGCCATGCCGCAGGCCGACCAGGCGCGCGCCTTGCTGGCGCCTTTTTTCGGCGTCGTCACGGTCGAGACCTTGCTGGCGGAAGACAAGATCATTCAATACACGTCGGATTTGCGGGAAGCGGCAGTATGA
- a CDS encoding VWA domain-containing protein, whose translation MKNDAVPALIEAWRAAWPDALAVWSKFTRLRDPSLCASHVEASKQGLSGSFAMIRLLDQSVVVDLPLVTELGLDDYALEILAHEIGHHILAPGSAGDQFRLLARMRRALPTLEQHAPMVANLYTDLFINDRLQRQANLRMADIYRKLQQGREVQADAKSGGVWTLYMRIYENLWQLEKGELGGGRADERLDTDAWLGARLIRVYANDWMLAAGRFATLLLPYLVDDTDALSPSRYLQDTRDAARGCQTYGAQQIEDDEEGGAIHPVHDKRISGLDGEEPPGEAPAKAGGGQLREPFELGDILKASGIDLSDHEIAIRYYRERALPHLVAFPSRPVPESQEPQMEGLEAWEIGDPLEEIDWLQSVMQSPRPVPGVTTVRRVYGREPARAIDAVPVDLDMYVDSSGSMPNPQAHTSFLTLAGAVIALSALRAGAKVKVTLWSGKNEVMQTPGFVRDEDMILGVLTEFFGGGTCFPIHCLRKTYAGKRERPAHILMISDDGITTMFDNDELGNSGWDISAKALAQGGAGGTMALNLARDWDGAAANKWLQQTYDVLKRARGEQGWDIHAVERYEDLLDFARAFSRRHYV comes from the coding sequence ATGAAGAACGATGCCGTCCCCGCTCTGATCGAGGCCTGGCGCGCCGCCTGGCCCGACGCCCTGGCCGTGTGGAGCAAATTTACGCGCCTGCGCGACCCCAGCCTGTGCGCCAGCCACGTCGAGGCCAGCAAGCAGGGCTTGTCCGGCAGCTTCGCCATGATCCGCCTGCTGGACCAGAGCGTGGTGGTGGACCTGCCGCTGGTGACGGAACTGGGGCTGGACGACTATGCGCTGGAAATCCTCGCGCATGAAATCGGCCACCATATCCTCGCGCCGGGCAGCGCCGGCGACCAGTTTCGCCTGCTGGCGCGCATGCGCCGCGCCTTGCCCACCCTGGAGCAGCATGCGCCCATGGTGGCCAACCTGTACACGGACCTGTTCATCAACGACCGCTTGCAGCGCCAGGCGAATTTGCGCATGGCCGACATCTACCGCAAGTTGCAGCAGGGGCGCGAGGTGCAAGCTGACGCTAAAAGCGGCGGCGTGTGGACCCTGTACATGCGCATCTATGAAAACCTGTGGCAGCTGGAAAAGGGGGAACTGGGAGGCGGTCGTGCCGACGAGCGCCTGGATACGGACGCCTGGCTGGGCGCGCGCCTGATACGCGTCTACGCGAACGACTGGATGCTGGCGGCGGGCCGCTTCGCCACCTTGCTGCTGCCCTATCTGGTTGACGATACGGACGCTCTGAGCCCGAGCCGCTATCTGCAGGACACGCGCGACGCGGCCAGGGGCTGCCAGACCTACGGCGCGCAGCAGATCGAGGATGACGAGGAGGGCGGCGCCATCCATCCCGTGCACGACAAGCGCATTTCCGGCCTCGATGGCGAGGAGCCGCCAGGCGAGGCGCCGGCCAAGGCGGGCGGCGGCCAGTTGCGCGAACCGTTCGAGCTGGGCGACATTTTGAAGGCATCGGGCATCGATCTGAGCGACCATGAAATCGCCATCCGCTACTACCGCGAGCGGGCCTTGCCGCACCTGGTGGCGTTTCCCAGCCGTCCGGTCCCCGAATCGCAGGAACCGCAGATGGAAGGGCTGGAGGCGTGGGAAATCGGCGATCCACTCGAGGAAATCGACTGGCTGCAATCCGTGATGCAGTCGCCGCGCCCCGTGCCCGGCGTGACCACCGTGCGCCGCGTGTATGGTCGCGAACCGGCGCGCGCCATCGACGCCGTGCCCGTCGACCTGGACATGTACGTGGACAGTTCCGGCTCCATGCCGAACCCGCAGGCGCACACCTCGTTTTTGACACTGGCCGGCGCCGTCATCGCCCTGTCCGCCCTGCGCGCCGGCGCGAAAGTAAAGGTGACCCTGTGGAGCGGCAAGAACGAGGTGATGCAGACGCCCGGCTTCGTGCGCGATGAAGACATGATCCTGGGCGTGCTGACGGAATTTTTTGGCGGCGGCACGTGCTTTCCCATCCACTGCCTGCGCAAGACCTATGCGGGCAAGCGCGAACGGCCCGCGCACATCCTGATGATTTCCGACGATGGCATCACCACCATGTTCGACAACGATGAACTGGGCAACAGCGGCTGGGATATTTCCGCCAAGGCGCTGGCCCAGGGCGGCGCGGGCGGCACCATGGCCCTGAACCTGGCGCGCGACTGGGATGGCGCGGCGGCCAACAAGTGGCTGCAGCAAACCTATGACGTTTTAAAACGCGCGCGCGGCGAGCAGGGCTGGGATATCCACGCCGTCGAGCGCTACGAGGACTTGCTGGACTTTGCGCGCGCGTTCAGCCGGCGCCACTATGTTTAA
- a CDS encoding AAA family ATPase encodes MSAFNLFQRLSQAPTKPKAVPAARQFDVADLYQGPIALGAEGEAAARPFDEKLRQAYFWIVNHAIISPHYDIEYNDGPSQTYSVGDSRRTLNLPSAQSYSSFILLPLLTFATRRKCLFVGGPGRGKTASALLMGVLAGSTVKEVKRAMQHGHPQMTVADLLGNPLPADLVNAQSMDDIRIAWRAWLGMRVKIVDEYNRIPTRTQSALLTVMGDNYAEVLNHIYECPEAAWYLTANDDQGGGTYQVIEALRDRVDVTVQALAFNPRFLNELLLRVEENVRPEELVPPDIIFTEGEVDQIGESIRQVGIPDAVRRRLEFFASQFELFETAGGQFEYMTKDTARLAGADRGAAQAADNGRDRLKDLGCQTLNGISVRTLMALLIYAKAMAYFRGNGEVELEDLRQVLPFVLHNKLQPDPDAPFFALPENAAYRSDRLGWLRRLFDLSNDEFNRLDLDRDDPVGVLSAEFDLGLDGVSERETLARLNRIEKLIGERTKGRKLYGPLYDDLLKLKYLHQRYTNYRSWLRSQ; translated from the coding sequence ATGTCCGCCTTCAATTTGTTCCAGCGCCTGTCCCAGGCCCCCACCAAGCCCAAGGCCGTACCCGCCGCGCGGCAGTTCGACGTGGCCGACCTGTACCAGGGCCCCATCGCGCTGGGAGCGGAAGGCGAGGCGGCCGCCAGGCCGTTCGATGAAAAGCTGCGCCAGGCGTATTTCTGGATCGTCAACCACGCCATCATCAGCCCCCATTACGACATCGAGTACAACGACGGCCCGTCGCAGACCTATTCCGTGGGCGACAGCCGCCGCACCCTGAATTTGCCGTCGGCGCAAAGCTATTCGAGTTTTATTTTGCTGCCGCTGCTGACGTTCGCCACGCGCCGCAAATGCCTGTTCGTCGGCGGACCGGGGCGTGGCAAGACGGCCAGCGCCTTGCTGATGGGCGTGCTGGCCGGCTCCACCGTCAAGGAAGTCAAACGCGCGATGCAGCACGGCCACCCGCAGATGACGGTGGCCGATTTGCTCGGCAATCCGCTGCCGGCCGACCTGGTCAACGCGCAAAGCATGGACGATATCCGCATCGCCTGGCGCGCTTGGCTGGGCATGCGCGTGAAAATCGTCGATGAATACAACCGCATTCCCACGCGCACGCAAAGCGCGCTGCTGACCGTCATGGGCGACAATTACGCGGAAGTGCTGAACCATATTTATGAATGCCCGGAAGCGGCCTGGTATCTGACGGCCAATGACGACCAGGGCGGCGGCACCTACCAGGTGATCGAGGCACTGCGCGACCGGGTCGACGTGACGGTGCAGGCACTCGCTTTCAATCCCCGCTTTCTGAACGAGCTGCTGCTGCGCGTGGAAGAAAACGTGCGTCCCGAAGAGCTGGTGCCGCCCGATATCATCTTCACGGAAGGCGAGGTGGATCAAATCGGCGAATCCATCCGCCAGGTGGGCATACCCGACGCCGTGCGCCGCCGCCTGGAATTCTTCGCCAGCCAGTTCGAGCTGTTCGAAACGGCGGGCGGCCAGTTCGAATACATGACCAAGGATACGGCCCGTCTGGCGGGCGCCGACCGGGGCGCCGCGCAGGCGGCCGACAATGGGCGCGACCGCTTGAAGGATCTCGGCTGCCAGACCCTGAACGGCATCTCCGTGCGCACCCTGATGGCGTTGCTGATCTATGCCAAGGCCATGGCGTATTTTCGCGGTAACGGTGAAGTGGAGCTGGAAGACTTGCGCCAGGTGCTGCCCTTCGTCCTGCATAACAAGCTGCAGCCTGACCCGGACGCGCCGTTTTTCGCGCTGCCGGAAAACGCCGCCTACCGCAGCGACAGACTGGGCTGGCTGCGCCGTTTGTTCGATTTGTCGAACGATGAATTCAACCGCCTGGACCTGGACCGCGACGATCCTGTCGGCGTGCTGTCGGCCGAATTCGACCTGGGACTCGATGGCGTCAGCGAGCGCGAGACCCTGGCGCGCCTGAACCGCATTGAAAAGCTGATCGGCGAACGCACGAAGGGGCGCAAGCTGTACGGCCCTCTGTATGACGATTTGCTGAAACTCAAATACCTGCATCAGCGCTATACGAATTACCGCAGCTGGCTGCGTTCGCAATGA
- a CDS encoding ABC transporter permease: MMWQSFIATWRAMLTDKGALTLLFIGGIIYSFFYPLPYSTEIVQRVPVAVVDQDRSAMSRQLTRFAMAHPSLQVIAVTPDLPVAQDLLWRDKVMGVLILPEGLQTDVLAGRAAHAQVAGNGLYLMLNKVALNGLAEVVGTVSAGIELKRLGAGTPSTVQANQQRSPIAFDAVPLFNVKEGYGAYVVPGVATLIVQQTLLIGMTMLFGTWYQRKTFPVAGRRTAGGYAGMLLAFACVAFLNCCYFFGFVFWFQDYPRGGNFGGMLLLLVLFSLAEAAFGMLLGMLFRTRERGTQLMIATSMPVLFLAGLTWPVSSMPVVLQWLRWLLPSTAGIQGFVALNQMGASLYEIRHEVAGLLALLLACVALGWWRWRKLDETVVDLNKAKALDM; this comes from the coding sequence ATGATGTGGCAATCCTTTATCGCCACCTGGCGCGCCATGCTGACGGACAAGGGCGCGCTGACCTTGCTGTTTATTGGCGGCATCATCTATTCCTTCTTCTATCCGCTGCCGTACTCGACGGAAATCGTCCAGCGCGTGCCCGTGGCCGTCGTCGACCAGGACCGCAGCGCCATGTCGCGCCAGCTGACGCGCTTCGCCATGGCCCATCCCTCCTTGCAGGTGATCGCCGTAACGCCGGACTTGCCCGTCGCGCAAGATTTATTGTGGCGCGACAAGGTCATGGGCGTCTTGATCCTGCCCGAAGGCTTGCAGACGGACGTGCTGGCCGGCCGCGCCGCCCACGCGCAGGTGGCGGGCAATGGCCTGTATCTGATGCTGAACAAGGTGGCCTTGAACGGCTTGGCGGAAGTGGTGGGCACCGTGTCGGCCGGTATCGAGCTCAAGCGTTTGGGCGCGGGCACGCCGTCGACCGTGCAGGCCAACCAGCAGCGTTCGCCCATCGCCTTCGATGCCGTGCCCCTGTTTAACGTCAAGGAAGGCTATGGCGCGTATGTCGTGCCCGGCGTGGCGACACTGATCGTGCAGCAAACCTTGCTGATCGGCATGACCATGCTGTTCGGCACCTGGTACCAGCGCAAGACCTTCCCCGTGGCAGGCCGGCGCACGGCGGGCGGCTATGCGGGCATGCTGCTGGCGTTTGCCTGCGTGGCCTTTCTCAATTGCTGCTATTTCTTCGGCTTTGTCTTCTGGTTCCAGGATTATCCCCGTGGCGGCAACTTCGGCGGCATGCTCTTGCTGCTGGTGCTGTTCTCGCTGGCGGAAGCGGCGTTCGGCATGCTGCTGGGCATGCTGTTCCGCACGCGCGAGCGGGGCACGCAGCTGATGATCGCCACCTCGATGCCCGTGCTGTTCCTCGCGGGCCTGACCTGGCCCGTGTCGTCCATGCCCGTCGTGCTGCAATGGCTGCGCTGGCTGCTGCCGTCCACGGCCGGCATCCAGGGCTTTGTCGCGCTGAACCAGATGGGCGCCTCGCTGTATGAAATTCGCCATGAAGTGGCGGGCTTGCTGGCCTTGCTGCTGGCCTGCGTGGCGCTGGGCTGGTGGCGCTGGCGCAAGCTGGACGAAACCGTTGTTGATTTGAACAAGGCGAAGGCACTTGATATGTAA
- a CDS encoding ABC transporter permease has protein sequence MNEADKGPVSALAREWARLRGDFWDLGMLSWIPVALCGILWLVFSAGIARDLPIVVIDNDNSTLSRQLTRWLDASPGIAVAAKVASSDEALHRLRERTAFGYLLIPNDFEQKLLSGRQATVQWLYNAQFSSHAGALLRDVRTVSTTLSAGIEMTARMKKGMSGVQAAAQFEPIRTTLNSLYNENTSYEAFLTLALMPAMLQIFIVVAVVTSIGRELRDGTVPQWLTSANGSWLRAVGAKLLFPLIAYCALALLYLLFFSLARDWAVAGSLPALLLSMLLLVLAYCGLATLLIAATLSLRLALSGAAFITAPAFAFAGQAFPLMAMPAPARAWAEALPLTHYLQLQTKYWLAGAPWRYGVQEMLILAGFAVGCGAVGVFLLARRANAPAAWGRA, from the coding sequence ATGAACGAAGCGGATAAAGGGCCGGTTTCTGCGCTGGCGCGCGAGTGGGCGCGGCTGCGCGGCGATTTCTGGGATCTGGGCATGCTCAGCTGGATTCCCGTCGCGCTGTGCGGCATATTGTGGCTGGTGTTTTCCGCCGGCATCGCGCGCGACTTGCCCATCGTCGTCATCGATAACGACAACTCCACCTTGTCGCGCCAGCTCACGCGCTGGCTCGACGCGTCGCCCGGCATCGCGGTGGCGGCGAAAGTGGCGTCCAGCGACGAAGCGCTGCACCGGCTGCGCGAACGCACGGCGTTCGGCTATCTGCTGATCCCGAACGATTTTGAACAGAAGCTGCTGAGCGGCCGGCAAGCCACCGTGCAATGGCTGTACAACGCGCAGTTTTCCTCGCACGCGGGCGCCTTGCTGCGCGACGTGCGCACGGTCAGCACGACCTTGTCGGCCGGTATCGAGATGACGGCGAGGATGAAAAAAGGCATGTCGGGCGTGCAGGCGGCGGCCCAGTTCGAACCGATCCGCACGACCCTGAACAGTTTGTATAATGAAAACACCAGCTATGAAGCGTTTCTGACCCTGGCCCTGATGCCGGCCATGCTGCAGATTTTCATCGTCGTCGCCGTCGTCACGTCCATCGGACGCGAGTTACGCGACGGCACGGTGCCGCAATGGCTGACCTCGGCCAACGGCAGCTGGCTGCGCGCCGTCGGCGCCAAGCTGCTGTTTCCCCTCATCGCCTACTGTGCGCTGGCGCTGCTGTATCTGCTGTTTTTCAGCCTGGCGCGGGACTGGGCCGTGGCGGGCAGCTTGCCGGCATTGCTGCTGAGCATGTTGCTGCTGGTGCTCGCGTATTGCGGCCTGGCCACCTTGCTGATCGCCGCTACCTTGTCGCTGCGCCTGGCGCTGTCGGGCGCGGCATTTATCACGGCACCGGCGTTCGCGTTCGCGGGCCAGGCCTTTCCCCTGATGGCCATGCCGGCGCCCGCGCGCGCCTGGGCGGAAGCCTTGCCGCTCACGCATTATCTGCAGCTGCAAACCAAATACTGGCTGGCCGGCGCGCCGTGGCGTTATGGCGTGCAGGAAATGCTCATTTTGGCCGGCTTTGCCGTCGGCTGCGGCGCCGTGGGCGTATTCCTGCTGGCACGCCGCGCGAATGCGCCGGCGGCATGGGGGCGCGCATGA